One window of Williamwhitmania sp. genomic DNA carries:
- a CDS encoding universal stress protein encodes MDNTGKSILVPYDFSQVADYALQHAIRVAQVVNHSITLLYIVSSPTEIYLMEDKLGEVSRKTREKYGIEPLTIVRPGSIFIDIAVVAQEIDAYMVIMGSHSIRGKEEITGSLAHKVIVSSKVPFITIQEPPINRRYDDIVFPVDFTQQNREKHGWITYFCTYYVSRFHLIKPKVEEAELRAKIDLNMASARKFLDERGAIYFEHEAPGVKNFAEEVLDMAVNIRADLIVLMTTAKDNEDKFIVEPHEQFIIANAGHIPVMSINPL; translated from the coding sequence ATGGACAATACGGGGAAGAGCATACTGGTACCATACGATTTTTCACAAGTTGCTGATTATGCACTTCAGCACGCGATTAGGGTTGCACAGGTCGTTAACCATTCAATAACCCTTCTCTACATTGTTAGCAGCCCAACCGAAATCTACTTAATGGAGGATAAGTTGGGTGAGGTGTCCAGAAAAACGAGAGAGAAATATGGCATAGAACCGCTGACTATTGTTCGCCCAGGAAGCATTTTTATTGATATTGCTGTTGTTGCACAAGAAATAGATGCTTACATGGTTATAATGGGATCTCATAGCATTCGAGGCAAGGAGGAGATCACAGGAAGCTTAGCCCATAAGGTTATTGTGTCGTCGAAGGTTCCCTTTATTACCATTCAAGAGCCACCCATCAATCGCCGGTACGACGACATCGTATTCCCCGTTGACTTTACACAGCAGAACAGAGAAAAGCATGGTTGGATTACTTATTTTTGCACATACTATGTTTCTCGCTTTCATCTTATTAAACCTAAAGTTGAGGAGGCTGAGTTGCGAGCAAAAATCGACTTAAACATGGCTTCTGCACGAAAATTTCTTGACGAGAGGGGTGCGATCTACTTTGAACATGAAGCTCCGGGGGTAAAGAATTTTGCTGAAGAGGTATTGGATATGGCAGTAAATATTAGAGCCGATCTTATTGTTCTTATGACTACGGCTAAGGATAACGAAGATAAGTTTATTGTGGAGCCACATGAGCAGTTTATAATTGCCAACGCTGGGCATATTCCGGTGATGAGCATCAACCCGCTCTGA
- a CDS encoding non-canonical purine NTP diphosphatase: MKLVFATQNRHKLQEVQSMLGDNFDLTDLSQLNFFDDIPETKDTIEGNAAQKAWFVYSKFGLSCFADDTGLEVEALDGAPGVYSARYAGPGKSSQDNLQKLLREMAGVSNRKARFKTVMALILDGKEYLFEGIVDGKIILESRGLGGFGYDPVFIPDGYLQTFSEMPADLKNSISHRARAMAALSNFLKSVANEPTTL, translated from the coding sequence ATGAAATTAGTTTTTGCAACACAAAATAGGCATAAGCTGCAGGAGGTGCAGTCGATGCTCGGAGATAATTTTGACTTGACTGACCTCAGTCAGCTCAACTTTTTTGACGATATCCCAGAGACAAAAGATACCATCGAAGGAAATGCTGCGCAAAAGGCGTGGTTTGTTTACTCAAAGTTTGGACTTTCCTGCTTTGCCGATGATACTGGTCTGGAGGTTGAGGCGTTGGATGGGGCCCCTGGTGTATACTCAGCCCGGTATGCGGGACCAGGTAAAAGTTCGCAAGATAACCTGCAGAAGTTACTTCGGGAAATGGCGGGTGTTTCCAACCGGAAGGCTCGTTTCAAAACAGTTATGGCCTTGATCCTAGATGGGAAGGAATATCTTTTTGAGGGAATTGTTGACGGAAAAATTATTTTAGAAAGTCGAGGCTTGGGTGGCTTTGGCTATGACCCTGTATTTATACCAGATGGCTATTTACAAACCTTCTCGGAAATGCCTGCCGACCTAAAAAATTCCATTTCTCATAGAGCAAGAGCAATGGCTGCCTTGTCCAACTTTCTGAAGTCGGTTGCCAACGAGCCTACAACATTGTAA